TGTTTGATCCAACCCTATCAAGTAAATAGCCAGCAACAGGCTGAGAAAAAGTTTGCATAATAATATATATTGTAAAAGCATATTGTATGACTACTAGAGAAGTACCTATATGTTTGGATAATGGAATTGAAAACAGAGTCCAAGAGTATTGAAGATTTGCAATCATTACCATAGATACAAATGCAACAACAAGTTGAATCCAACGGTTGCCAAGAATTGGTCCATATTCATTAATGCTTTTTGTCTTTATTTCATCAATATCAGACATGCATTTCTCCTCCTTTAAACCATATTCAATTTTGCAAATTATTTAATATTAACCCCGGAACAATTTTTTGATCGATCCGAGGTTACATAATATAAATAAGCTTATAATTATATTATTTTAGTAACTTACCCTTTATTTTAAGACTTCTTTATTCTATTGTTTGGGATATAGTATTTTCTACTCCAACTTCTTTCAAACGTTGATTTGCAAATTGTTGAAGCTTTTGGATATGTTCTGGCTGCAGATGACTAAATCTCCCCTGATATTTAATATATTCACTAACTGGTTTGTATTTAGCTGGTTTTATAGTGAGCTTGTATTCGCCGTCAACAAGTTCGTACAGCTGTACCATTCCTGTTTCTACTGCTAACTTGGCAACTTTTACTGTCTTTTCTGCCGGGAAACTCCATCCTTTTGGACATGGGGCATGAATATAAAGGAAAGCAGGTCCTTCTGCATTGCAAGCTTTACGTACTTTATTCATTAAATCAACAGGATATCCTAATGAAGCAGTAGCTAAATATTTTAATTCTGGATGTCCGTGTGCCATAATCTTTGTAATATCTTTAGGCATAAGTTTTTTACCTTCTGGAACTACAGGTCCGGCTGGTGTGAATGTAGTCCATGCACCATATGGTGTAGTTGGTGAAGCTTGTATTCCCGTATTCGCATAGGATTCATTATCGTAGCATATAAACACTATATTATGTCCCCTATAAAAAGCTGCAGACAGGGATTGTATTCCTATATCAGCTGTACCACCGTCACCGGCCATAACAATAATATTTGGATATTCTGCATCTGTTTTATGTTTTCTAATCATTGCCTTATAGGCTGCTGCTATACCGGATGCAACTCCACCGCCACCGGTAATTTGTGC
The genomic region above belongs to Clostridium sp. AWRP and contains:
- a CDS encoding oxalate oxidoreductase subunit beta, producing MLEQIKSIKQAPVEEYYVPGHRTCAGCGPALQYRLVAKAAGKNTIFIGPTGCMYVANTSYGCGPWAVPWVHAQITGGGGVASGIAAAYKAMIRKHKTDAEYPNIIVMAGDGGTADIGIQSLSAAFYRGHNIVFICYDNESYANTGIQASPTTPYGAWTTFTPAGPVVPEGKKLMPKDITKIMAHGHPELKYLATASLGYPVDLMNKVRKACNAEGPAFLYIHAPCPKGWSFPAEKTVKVAKLAVETGMVQLYELVDGEYKLTIKPAKYKPVSEYIKYQGRFSHLQPEHIQKLQQFANQRLKEVGVENTISQTIE